Proteins encoded together in one Myxocyprinus asiaticus isolate MX2 ecotype Aquarium Trade chromosome 21, UBuf_Myxa_2, whole genome shotgun sequence window:
- the LOC127411972 gene encoding gastrula zinc finger protein XlCGF7.1-like isoform X3, protein MKPVTEKEVSDCEQEHSSNLMLEESFVGDQGSESTTNDPGPTKEGVEILVLSQVEESVGYFCHRLNYTKKYNQISDESPSDTDINMEPSVSPPSKRHKTPDKTFSCKLCGMEYRHSSNLIRHMRIHTGETPYSCELCGKVFQRSDWLKLHLKIHMGEKRLIVKRFACDQCGMKFKCSTSLQSHIWKHNGERPFSCSLCEKTFLSLINLRRHHHECHSEEKKFYCSMCGHSFARFHTLQKHTRIHTGERPFSCSECGKTFPYKYSLLVHNKMHSGKS, encoded by the coding sequence ATGAAGCCTGTGACTGAAAAGGAGGTGTCAGACTGTGAACAGGAGCATTCATCAAACCTGATGCTCGAGGAGTCTTTTGTGGGAGATCAGGGGTCAGAGTCGACCACAAATGACCCAGGTCCCACCAAGGAAGGTGTAGAGATTCTGGTGCTGAGCCAAGTGGAGGAATCAGTTGGGTACTTTTGCCACAGACTGAATTATACAAAGAAATATAATCAGATATCTGATGAAAGTCCTTCAGATACTGATATAAACATGGAACCATCTGTCTCTCCCCCCTCAAAAAGACATAAAACACCTGATAAAACATTCAGCTGTAAACTCTGTGGCATGGAGTACCGCCACAGTTCAAACCTGATACGTCACATGCGAATACACACAGGAGAGACTCCATACAGCTGTGAACTGTGTGGGAAAGTGTTCCAACGTTCAGATTGGCTTAAATTGCACTTAAAAATCCACATGGGTGAGAAACGTCTGATTGTGAAGCGCTTCGCTTGTGATCAGTGTGGAATGAAATTTAAGTGCTCCACCTCACTCCAAAGTCATATATGGAAACACAATGGCGAGAGACCGTTTTCCTGCTCGCTCTGTGAGAAGACGTTCCTCAGTCTGATAAATCTCAGGCGCCACCATCATGAGTGTCACTCTGAAGAGAAAAAGTTTTATTGCTCCATGTGTGGACACAGCTTCGCACGCTTTCATACATTGCAGAAACACACAcggattcacactggagagaggcctttctCCTGTTCAGAGTGTGGAAAAACATTTCCTTATAAATACTCACTGTTAGTGCATAATAAAATGCACTCAGGCAAAAGCTGA
- the LOC127411972 gene encoding gastrula zinc finger protein XlCGF8.2DB-like isoform X1, translated as MNKRNESVLNESVVPLITTGRQCRLFLLSLPTVKYSRRKNENGTWKCPLNKLLTWYPESIEMKPVTEKEVSDCEQEHSSNLMLEESFVGDQGSESTTNDPGPTKEGVEILVLSQVEESVGYFCHRLNYTKKYNQISDESPSDTDINMEPSVSPPSKRHKTPDKTFSCKLCGMEYRHSSNLIRHMRIHTGETPYSCELCGKVFQRSDWLKLHLKIHMGEKRLIVKRFACDQCGMKFKCSTSLQSHIWKHNGERPFSCSLCEKTFLSLINLRRHHHECHSEEKKFYCSMCGHSFARFHTLQKHTRIHTGERPFSCSECGKTFPYKYSLLVHNKMHSGKS; from the exons ATGAACAAAAGAAATGAATCTGTATTGAATGAATCTGTTGTTCCTCTCATTACCACAGGGAGGCAGTGTCGTCTATTTTTGCTCTCGCTGCCAACTGTGAAATATAGCAGAAGGAAAAATGAAAACGGAACGTGGAAATGCCCTTTAAATAAG CTATTGACTTGGTATCCTGAAAGCATCGAAATGAAGCCTGTGACTGAAAAGGAGGTGTCAGACTGTGAACAGGAGCATTCATCAAACCTGATGCTCGAGGAGTCTTTTGTGGGAGATCAGGGGTCAGAGTCGACCACAAATGACCCAGGTCCCACCAAGGAAGGTGTAGAGATTCTGGTGCTGAGCCAAGTGGAGGAATCAGTTGGGTACTTTTGCCACAGACTGAATTATACAAAGAAATATAATCAGATATCTGATGAAAGTCCTTCAGATACTGATATAAACATGGAACCATCTGTCTCTCCCCCCTCAAAAAGACATAAAACACCTGATAAAACATTCAGCTGTAAACTCTGTGGCATGGAGTACCGCCACAGTTCAAACCTGATACGTCACATGCGAATACACACAGGAGAGACTCCATACAGCTGTGAACTGTGTGGGAAAGTGTTCCAACGTTCAGATTGGCTTAAATTGCACTTAAAAATCCACATGGGTGAGAAACGTCTGATTGTGAAGCGCTTCGCTTGTGATCAGTGTGGAATGAAATTTAAGTGCTCCACCTCACTCCAAAGTCATATATGGAAACACAATGGCGAGAGACCGTTTTCCTGCTCGCTCTGTGAGAAGACGTTCCTCAGTCTGATAAATCTCAGGCGCCACCATCATGAGTGTCACTCTGAAGAGAAAAAGTTTTATTGCTCCATGTGTGGACACAGCTTCGCACGCTTTCATACATTGCAGAAACACACAcggattcacactggagagaggcctttctCCTGTTCAGAGTGTGGAAAAACATTTCCTTATAAATACTCACTGTTAGTGCATAATAAAATGCACTCAGGCAAAAGCTGA